A region of Domibacillus sp. DTU_2020_1001157_1_SI_ALB_TIR_016 DNA encodes the following proteins:
- a CDS encoding MFS transporter, giving the protein MDLLTLERTTTKKVTLRLIPFLFLCFVIATLDRVNIGFAALQMNEDLGFSNAVFGLGAGIFFLGYFLLEVPGSAMMTKIGARKWISRIMVTWAIIAILMAFVQTPWQFYTARFLLGVAEASFYPCMVYYLSGFYQTKHHAKAIAGFMLAIPGANALGSPLSTFLLSIDWLGFAGWQWLFILEAIPALILGVAAYFYLDDKIEDVRWLSKEEKNWLMDVTTKEILKKQEVKHYTFAQALKDRDVLILSLGYFCWMMGYYGINMFLPTISKGLSEITSLSTQSMGWLLGLMYLCAMVIMIFVGNHSDKKNERRWHVAICLTISAISMIASSYIAEHSIILSFVFLTMALCGAFGAYSPFWAIPPSFLTGAAAGGAIALINSVGNLGGFFGPYIVGYIKDATGSFHNGMIFLGASMIIGSLIILFLVKQSGRALNSTEDKNVYQTKIKKSS; this is encoded by the coding sequence TTGGATCTACTAACATTGGAGCGTACAACAACGAAAAAAGTCACACTGCGACTGATTCCGTTTTTGTTCTTATGTTTTGTTATTGCCACATTGGACCGTGTTAATATTGGGTTTGCCGCTTTGCAGATGAATGAAGATTTAGGATTTTCAAATGCTGTTTTCGGTCTGGGTGCAGGGATTTTCTTCCTGGGTTACTTTCTACTAGAAGTTCCGGGAAGTGCCATGATGACAAAGATAGGCGCACGGAAATGGATCAGCCGCATCATGGTCACTTGGGCTATCATTGCAATTTTAATGGCGTTTGTCCAAACGCCTTGGCAATTTTATACCGCCCGCTTTTTGCTTGGAGTAGCAGAAGCCAGCTTTTATCCATGTATGGTTTATTATTTAAGCGGTTTCTATCAAACTAAGCACCATGCCAAAGCGATTGCCGGTTTTATGTTAGCGATTCCAGGAGCGAATGCACTCGGATCTCCGCTTTCTACTTTTTTGTTAAGTATAGACTGGTTGGGGTTTGCCGGGTGGCAGTGGCTGTTTATTTTGGAAGCGATTCCGGCTTTAATTCTTGGAGTGGCTGCCTATTTCTACCTGGATGACAAAATTGAAGATGTACGATGGTTGAGTAAAGAAGAAAAAAATTGGTTAATGGATGTAACTACAAAAGAAATCTTAAAAAAGCAAGAAGTAAAGCACTACACGTTTGCCCAAGCACTGAAAGACCGTGATGTCCTAATTTTGTCTCTTGGCTATTTTTGCTGGATGATGGGTTACTATGGCATTAATATGTTTTTACCGACAATTTCAAAAGGATTATCAGAGATAACGTCTCTTAGTACACAGAGCATGGGCTGGTTGTTAGGTTTAATGTACTTGTGCGCGATGGTTATCATGATTTTTGTCGGCAATCACTCTGATAAAAAGAATGAAAGACGCTGGCATGTAGCCATTTGCTTAACTATAAGTGCAATATCTATGATTGCTAGCAGCTATATCGCTGAGCATAGTATCATCCTGTCGTTTGTTTTTTTAACAATGGCACTGTGCGGGGCATTCGGTGCATACTCACCATTTTGGGCAATTCCGCCTTCGTTTTTAACTGGGGCTGCGGCTGGAGGCGCTATTGCTTTAATCAATAGTGTCGGAAACCTGGGTGGCTTCTTTGGACCATATATTGTTGGGTACATTAAAGATGCTACAGGCTCTTTCCACAACGGTATGATTTTCCTTGGTGCTAGCATGATTATCGGCTCTCTGATTATTTTATTCTTAGTTAAGCAGTCTGGAAGAGCATTAAACTCCACAGAAGACAAAAACGTTTATCAAACAAAAATCAAAAAATCCAGTTAA
- the rpe gene encoding ribulose-phosphate 3-epimerase → MIKIAPSILSADFARLADEIKDVEAGGADYIHVDVMDGHFVPNITIGPLVVDAIRPVTNLPLDVHLMIQNPHTYIDVFADAGADIISVHAEADPHLHRTIQSIKQRGIKAGVVLNPATPIEQVQHVLEDIDLVLLMTVNPGFGGQKFIPSVLPKIKTLSNIIQQKKLAVEIEVDGGINQETGQLCIEAGASVLVAGSAIYNKKNRKEAIEMIKGSKLPS, encoded by the coding sequence ATGATTAAAATAGCTCCTTCCATTCTATCAGCTGACTTCGCCCGACTAGCAGATGAAATTAAAGACGTGGAAGCTGGAGGTGCCGACTACATCCATGTGGATGTAATGGATGGTCATTTTGTGCCAAACATTACAATTGGTCCTCTTGTGGTAGACGCGATTCGTCCTGTAACGAATCTTCCGCTGGATGTTCATCTTATGATTCAAAATCCGCACACATACATAGATGTTTTTGCCGATGCCGGTGCTGACATTATTTCTGTCCATGCAGAAGCAGACCCTCATCTTCACCGGACGATTCAGTCGATTAAACAGCGTGGAATAAAAGCGGGAGTTGTTCTTAACCCTGCCACGCCAATCGAACAAGTTCAGCATGTGTTAGAGGATATTGATTTAGTTTTGTTAATGACAGTTAATCCGGGATTTGGCGGACAAAAATTTATACCAAGTGTGCTGCCAAAAATAAAAACTCTTTCGAATATTATTCAACAGAAGAAGTTAGCTGTCGAGATTGAAGTAGATGGCGGCATTAATCAAGAAACAGGCCAGCTTTGTATAGAAGCAGGGGCATCGGTACTGGTAGCGGGCTCTGCTATTTACAATAAGAAAAACCGGAAAGAAGCAATAGAAATGATCAAAGGTTCTAAACTGCCTTCTTAA
- the pfkA gene encoding 6-phosphofructokinase yields the protein MNKIGILTSGGDAPGMNAAIRAVVKAAEHFGVSIVGFQNGYEGLINGNFYDLTYEKVEDIASKGGTILKTSRSAAFMTEEGRQQAVHTLKENNINNLVVVGGEGSFKGAQKLHQLGVTVAAIPGTIDNDLTYTDYAIGFDTTLNTVLDCVRKIKDSGSSHNKTTIVEVMGRYCGDLAVYSALAGEGEIISAPEYKLTFDDICHHLKKKIQKGKFDNLILVTERMYDLQELQHYIQEKTQVSTRTTVLGFVQRGGEPSAFDRVLAAKMGVEAVSLLLNGQSGIAVGIRNNRIIHVGLDELEEQTADKSANESLLRVLLP from the coding sequence ATGAACAAGATTGGAATTCTCACAAGCGGGGGAGATGCGCCCGGGATGAATGCAGCCATTCGCGCTGTTGTCAAAGCAGCAGAGCATTTTGGAGTATCTATTGTTGGCTTCCAAAATGGATATGAAGGGTTGATAAACGGTAATTTCTATGACCTGACGTATGAAAAAGTTGAAGATATTGCCTCAAAAGGCGGTACGATTTTAAAAACGTCAAGATCAGCCGCTTTTATGACAGAAGAAGGCAGACAGCAGGCCGTACATACATTAAAAGAAAATAATATAAACAACCTGGTTGTTGTGGGGGGAGAGGGGTCATTTAAGGGCGCTCAAAAACTCCATCAGCTTGGCGTGACAGTAGCAGCCATCCCTGGAACAATTGACAATGATTTAACTTATACCGATTATGCTATTGGGTTTGATACAACGTTAAATACTGTGCTTGACTGTGTACGCAAAATCAAAGACAGCGGCTCTTCTCATAACAAAACGACCATTGTTGAGGTAATGGGGCGCTACTGCGGAGATTTGGCTGTATATTCAGCGCTGGCGGGTGAAGGTGAAATTATTTCTGCGCCAGAGTATAAGCTTACATTTGATGATATTTGTCACCATTTGAAAAAGAAGATTCAAAAAGGAAAATTCGATAATTTGATTTTAGTGACCGAGCGAATGTATGACTTGCAGGAGCTGCAGCACTATATTCAAGAAAAAACACAAGTGAGTACCCGTACGACTGTGTTAGGATTTGTTCAGCGAGGAGGAGAACCTTCTGCTTTTGACCGGGTGCTTGCCGCGAAAATGGGAGTGGAAGCTGTTTCCCTTTTATTAAACGGCCAATCTGGTATAGCAGTAGGCATTCGGAACAACCGTATTATTCATGTTGGCCTTGATGAGCTGGAGGAACAAACAGCAGATAAAAGTGCAAATGAGTCGCTTTTACGTGTGCTTCTTCCTTAA
- a CDS encoding MFS transporter codes for MNPITLERTVTKKVTLRLIPFLFLCFIIAILDRVNIGFAALQMNEDLGFSNAVFGLGAGIFFLGYFLLEVPGSAMMTKIGARKWISRIMVTWAIIAILMAFVQTPWQFYTARFLLGVAEASFYPCMVYYLSGFYQTKHHAKAIAGFMLAIPGANALGSPLSTFLLGIDWLGFAGWQWLFILEAIPALILGVIAYFYLDDKIEDVKWLNKEEKHWLIDVITKENKKKEEVKHYTFTQALKDRDVLILSLGYFCWMMGYYGINMFLPTISQGLSETTSLSMQNMGWLLGLMYLFAMGAMIFVGNHSDKKNERRWHVATCLMISALAMVASSYIAETSIILSFVFLTVALCGAFGAYSPFWAIPPSFLTGAAAGGAIALINSIGNLGGFFGPYIVGYIKDSTGSFHNGMVFLGISMIIGALIIVFLVKQSGKALKSLDGKTTDYKEIGKSS; via the coding sequence TTGAATCCTATCACATTAGAACGTACTGTCACCAAAAAAGTCACGCTGCGACTGATTCCGTTTTTGTTTTTATGCTTTATTATTGCAATTCTTGACCGGGTTAACATCGGTTTTGCCGCTTTGCAGATGAATGAAGATTTAGGATTTTCAAATGCTGTTTTCGGTCTGGGTGCAGGGATTTTCTTCCTGGGTTACTTTCTACTAGAAGTTCCGGGAAGTGCCATGATGACAAAGATAGGCGCACGGAAATGGATCAGCCGCATCATGGTCACTTGGGCTATCATTGCGATTTTAATGGCGTTTGTCCAAACGCCTTGGCAATTTTATACCGCCCGCTTTTTGCTTGGAGTAGCAGAAGCCAGCTTTTATCCATGTATGGTTTATTATTTAAGCGGTTTCTATCAAACTAAGCACCACGCCAAAGCGATTGCAGGTTTTATGTTAGCGATTCCAGGAGCGAATGCACTCGGATCTCCGCTTTCCACCTTTTTGTTGGGCATCGACTGGCTCGGATTTGCCGGGTGGCAGTGGCTGTTTATCTTAGAAGCGATCCCGGCATTAATTCTTGGGGTGATTGCCTACTTTTACTTAGATGATAAAATTGAAGACGTTAAGTGGCTAAATAAAGAAGAAAAGCACTGGCTGATTGATGTGATAACAAAAGAAAACAAAAAGAAAGAAGAAGTAAAGCACTACACATTTACACAAGCCTTGAAGGACCGCGATGTACTCATCCTGTCTCTTGGTTACTTCTGCTGGATGATGGGTTACTACGGCATCAATATGTTTTTACCGACCATCTCACAAGGCTTGTCAGAAACGACATCGCTTAGCATGCAAAACATGGGGTGGCTGCTTGGGCTTATGTATCTTTTTGCCATGGGCGCTATGATTTTTGTAGGGAATCATTCGGACAAAAAGAATGAAAGACGATGGCATGTAGCCACTTGTTTGATGATCAGCGCGTTAGCCATGGTTGCTAGCAGCTATATTGCCGAAACAAGCATTATCCTCTCGTTTGTTTTTTTAACGGTTGCATTATGCGGTGCGTTCGGTGCTTACTCGCCGTTTTGGGCGATTCCACCTTCGTTTTTAACTGGAGCAGCCGCCGGCGGCGCCATTGCGCTTATTAATAGTATTGGAAATCTGGGCGGATTCTTTGGTCCGTATATTGTAGGATACATTAAGGATTCCACTGGTTCTTTCCATAATGGGATGGTTTTTCTTGGAATCAGCATGATTATTGGTGCATTGATTATTGTGTTCCTAGTGAAGCAGTCGGGAAAAGCATTAAAATCACTGGATGGGAAAACAACAGACTATAAAGAGATTGGAAAATCCAGCTAA
- a CDS encoding SDR family NAD(P)-dependent oxidoreductase translates to MFELTNQVAIVTGSGSEKGIGRVIAMTLAKQGASIVVADMNPAGIWDTVEAIQEQGGKAIGVEVNVTSKESVDNMVQKAMDEFGRIDILVNNAGISQKVTVEDMTLEDITRIFNVNMFGLFLCTQAVLAPMKKQQYGRIINLSSVSAKRGGGVFGGAHYSASKAAVLGFSKNLAREVGTDGITVNSVAPGLVNTDIWKSLPEEDAKKVIDGIPMGRPGETSEIASTIAFLASKEASYITGEEIDINGGSHMD, encoded by the coding sequence ATGTTTGAATTAACAAACCAGGTAGCCATTGTTACAGGCAGCGGATCTGAAAAAGGAATTGGCCGCGTTATTGCGATGACGCTGGCAAAACAAGGAGCCTCTATTGTGGTAGCGGATATGAATCCTGCCGGAATTTGGGATACCGTTGAAGCTATTCAAGAACAGGGCGGCAAAGCAATTGGGGTTGAAGTAAACGTTACCAGCAAAGAATCTGTTGATAATATGGTTCAAAAAGCAATGGACGAATTTGGCCGCATCGATATTTTAGTAAACAATGCCGGTATTTCACAAAAAGTAACAGTAGAAGATATGACATTAGAAGACATCACGCGTATCTTCAATGTAAACATGTTTGGCTTATTCCTTTGCACGCAGGCCGTGCTTGCTCCCATGAAAAAGCAGCAGTACGGACGTATTATTAACTTGTCTTCTGTATCAGCTAAACGCGGCGGCGGCGTGTTTGGCGGTGCACATTATTCTGCATCAAAAGCGGCTGTGCTTGGTTTCTCTAAAAACTTGGCGCGTGAAGTTGGAACAGATGGCATCACTGTCAATAGCGTAGCACCAGGTCTTGTCAACACGGATATTTGGAAGTCTCTTCCTGAAGAAGATGCAAAAAAGGTAATTGACGGTATCCCAATGGGACGTCCGGGTGAAACAAGTGAAATTGCCTCCACGATTGCTTTCCTTGCATCAAAAGAAGCATCTTATATCACAGGGGAAGAAATTGATATTAACGGCGGCTCCCATATGGATTAA